Proteins from one Gossypium raimondii isolate GPD5lz chromosome 8, ASM2569854v1, whole genome shotgun sequence genomic window:
- the LOC105791314 gene encoding protein yippee-like At4g27745: MEEMVGPRLYSCCNCRNQIALHDDVISKSFQGRNGRAFLFSHATNIMVGPKEDRHLMTGLHTVADVYCCDCREVLGWKYERAYEETQKYKEGKFILEKSKIVKENW, encoded by the exons ATGGAGGAAATGGTCGGGCCAAGGTTGTATAGTTGCTGCAATTGCAGAAACCAAATTGCCCTTCACGATGATGTTATATCCAAGTCCTTTCAG GGGAGAAATGGTCGAGCCTTTTTGTTCTCCCATGCAACTAACATAATGGTGGGTCCTAAGGAGGATAGACATTTGATGACTGGTCTCCACACAGTGGCTGATGTCTACTGCTGTGATTGCCGTGAAGTGTTGGGTTGGAAATACGAGCGGGCTTATGAGGAAACTCAGAAGTACAAGGAAGGGAAATTCATTCTTGAGAAGTCGAAAATTGTCAAAGAGAACTGGTAG
- the LOC105791313 gene encoding aluminum-activated malate transporter 10: MAPRKEVFEGVEWRIRVAADGSSEALVPATGLARKAWLGIKGLISGFALKVRMFVKKAWDVGTNDPRKVIHCIKVGLALAIVSLFYFMRPLYDGVGGNAMWAVMTVVVVFEPTVGATLSKCFNRVLGTFLAGFLAVGVHWVASQSGERVEPFVVGASVFLLASAATFSRLIPSVKSRFDYGALIFILTFSFVAVSGYRVDKLFELAHHRISTIIIGSSLCILVIMLVCPIWSGQELHSLIVRNMDKLADSLDGCVTQYFNQSGEGTNSKEEATDNKLQGYKCVLSSKASEESMANFGRWEPSHGQFNFRHPWKQYLKIGASMRSCAYCIEALNSCIKSENQAAKLIKQHLGSGCLKVSSSSSNVIRELAETVKTMKKKSSTTDLLAEEMKSAVQGLQNDLKKIPHLLNPSAIPGNKTLETACSEATTPTVTLMELVPVVTLASILIEISGRIEALFDAVEELAKLADFGINDDKSKHSKMTDKTVSDAKQQTEGTMKALQRV, translated from the exons ATGGCTCCTAGGAAGGAAGTATTTGAGGGAGTGGAATGGAGGATAAGGGTGGCTGCTGATGGCTCATCAGAGGCATTGGTTCCCGCTACTGGGCTTGCAAGAAAGGCCTGGCTTGGAATAAAAGGTCTAATTTCAGGTTTTGCTTTGAAAGTGAGGATGTTTGTGAAGAAAGCATGGGACGTGGGGACTAATGATCCTAGAAAAGTGATCCATTGCATTAAAGTAGGACTGGCACTCGCAATTGTATCATTGTTCTACTTCATGAGGCCTTTGTATGATGGTGTTGGAGGCAATGCTATGTGGGCTGTTATGACAGTTGTGGTAGTATTTGAGCCAACTGTTG GAGCAACCCTATCCAAATGTTTCAACAGAGTTTTAGGGACCTTTCTAGCCGGATTTCTTGCGGTTGGGGTACACTGGGTCGCCAGTCAGTCAGGAGAAAGAGTTGAGCCCTTTGTTGTGGGAGCCTCAGTTTTCCTATTAG CTTCGGCAGCAACCTTCTCTCGACTTATTCCATCAGTAAAGTCCCGGTTTGATTATGGTGCCCTGATCTTCATACTCACCTTCAGCTTCGTTGCAGTATCAGGCTATAGAGTGGATAAATTGTTTGAGCTGGCCCATCATAGAATATCCACCATTATCATTGGATCTTCCTTGTGCATACTTGTAATCATGCTTGTCTGCCCCATTTGGTCTGGTCAGGAGCTCCATAGCCTGATAGTTCGTAACATGGACAAACTCGCAGATTCCCTGGACG GTTGTGTAACACAGTATTTTAATCAGAGTGGGGAAGGCACCAACAGCAAGGAAGAGGCTACTGATAATAAATTGCAAGGCTACAAGTGCGTGCTAAGCTCCAAGGCATCCGAAGAATCTATG GCAAATTTTGGTAGGTGGGAGCCTTCCCATGGCCAGTTCAACTTCCGTCATCCGTGGAAACAATACCTAAAAATCGGTGCATCCATGCGCAGTTGTGCTTACTGCATAGAGGCTCTCAACAGTTGCATAAAATCAGAAAATCAG GCAGCTAAATTAATAAAGCAGCATCTTGGCAGTGGTTGCTTGAAAGTGAGCTCTAGCTCTTCAAATGTCATAAGGGAGCTTGCAGAAACGGTGAAGACGATGAAGAAGAAATCATCAACGACAGATTTGTTGGCGGAGGAAATGAAGAGCGCAGTGCAAGGGCTCCAGAATGACTTAAAAAAGATTCCTCATTTGCTGAATCCATCAGCAATACCGGGAAACAAAACTTTAGAGACAGCCTGCTCGGAAGCAACAACACCCACAGTCACTCTGATGGAACTCGTACCAGTGGTGACTTTGGCTTCTATACTGATTGAAATTTCTGGGCGGATTGAAGCCCTATTTGACGCTGTGGAAGAACTAGCCAAGCTAGCTGATTTCGGAATCAATGATGACAAGTCCAAGCACAGCAAAATGACTGATAAAACTGTATCAGATGCAAAGCAGCAAACTGAGGGAACCATGAAGGCTCTTCAAAGGGTCTGA